One region of Brassica napus cultivar Da-Ae chromosome A10, Da-Ae, whole genome shotgun sequence genomic DNA includes:
- the LOC106370089 gene encoding mitochondrial import receptor subunit TOM9-1 → MAPERKGAGKSGGIDSSILAKIINHDVASKGRRAACGAVYVSKKLLRSTGKAAWIAGTTFLILVVPLFIQAERDQMLGEIEFQQASILGPPPPGAL, encoded by the coding sequence ATGGCGCCTGAGAGAAAAGGAGCAGGCAAATCCGGCGGTATAGACTCGAGCATCTTAGCGAAGATCATAAATCACGACGTCGCCTCTAAGGGGAGACGCGCAGCGTGCGGCGCAGTCTACGTGTCGAAGAAGCTGTTACGAAGTACGGGGAAAGCTGCGTGGATCGCGGGAACGACTTTTCTCATCCTCGTCGTGCCTTTGTTCATACAAGCGGAGCGAGATCAGATGTTAGGCGAGATTGAGTTTCAGCAAGCCAGCATTCTCGGACCTCCACCTCCCGGAGCTCTATAA
- the LOC106370944 gene encoding pre-mRNA-processing factor 39-2 isoform X1, giving the protein MGDSEAMVAQGYTSAPYGDYNTSAAATTVESTGQENASLVNGTGPEGGSSAPVENGKVADKVAVTAPGAEHGDNAVSTLSPEEERLWSIVRANSLEFNAWTALIEETERIAQDNIAKIRKVYDTFLAEFPLCYGYWKKYADHEARVGAMDKVVEVYERAVQGVTYSVDIWVHYCTFAINTYGDPDTIRRLFERALVYVGTDFLSSPLWDKYIEYECMQQDWSRVTMIYTKILENPIQNLDRYFANFKELAETRPLLELRSAEESAAVAAASDASKAAPSESDGKADEEKSQADGSSEQSPKLETAGSTDPEELKKYIAIREAMYIKAKEFESKIIGFEMAIRRPYFHVRPLNAAELENWHNYLDFIEKDGDFNKVVKLYERCLVACANYPEYWIRYVLSMETSGSMDLADNALARATQVFVKRQPEIHLFAARLKEQNGDIAGARAAFQLVHSEISPGLVEAVIKHANMEQRQGNLEDAFALYEQVIALEKGKENSTVLPLLYAQYSRFSYLVSGDAEKARKILVEALDHVQPSKPLLETVLHFESFLPAPRQIDYLAPFVEKVINPNSDAQNVASSTEREELSLIYIEFLGLFRDVKTIKKAEDQHAKLFRRSTSELRKRSADEFLSSDRTKMAKTYNGTPPAQPASAQSQWSGGYAAQPQTWPQAQAAPAQPQQWNPAYGQQAAYGAYPAGYTAPQAPAPAPVPQATAYGAYPAQAYPAQSYAPPVAGAAPVQQPTAAAPQAYYNTYY; this is encoded by the exons ATGGGAGACAGCGAGGCCATGGTTGCCCAGGGATATACCTCTGCACCATATGGAGATTATAATACTTCTGCTGCTGCTACAACTGTGGAATCTACAGGGCAAGAAAACGCTTCTTTGGTCAATGGGACTGGCCCTGAAGGTGGTTCAAGTGCGCCAGTGGAGAATGGAAAGGTAGCAGATAAGGTGGCTGTAACAGCTCCAGGAGCGGAGCATGGAGACAATGCTG TCTCTACGCTTTCACCGGAAGAGGAGCGCCTATGGAGTATTGTAAGGGCTAATTCTTTAGAGTTCAATGCTTGGACTGCCTTAATTGAAGAGACAGAGAGGATAGCTCAG GACAATATAGCGAAAATCCGGAAGGTGTATGATACTTTTCTAGCTGAATTTCCTTTGTGTTATGGCTATTGGAAAAAGTATGCGGATCATGAGGCTCGCGTGGGGGCAATGGACAAAGTCGTGGAGGTTTACGAAAGAGCAGTGCAGGGGGTGACATATTCAGtggacatttgggtgcattatTGCACTTTTGCCATCAATACATATGGAGATCCAGACACCATCAGAAG GCTTTTTGAACGAGCTCTGGTTTACGTTGGGACTGATTTTCTGTCGTCTCCATTGTGGGACAAATACATTGAGTATGAGTGCATGCAGCAGGACTGGAGCCGAGTTACCATGATTTACACCAAAATATTGGAAAATCCTATTCAAAATCTTGATAGATACTTCGCCAA CTTTAAGGAACTAGCCGAAACAAGGCCTCTGTTAGAACTAAGGAGTGCCGAGGAATCTGCGGCAGTTGCAGCTGCTAGTGATGCTTCTAAAGCTGCACCATCTGAGTCTGATGGAAAGGCAGATGAAGAAAAATCTCAAGCTGATGGTTCCTCCGAACAATCTCCCAAATTGGAAACTGCTGGTTCAACTGACCCCGAGGAGTTGAAGAAATACATTGCCATCAGAGAAGCCATGTATATTAAAGCCAAAGAGTTTGAATCCAAGATCATTGGTTTTGAAATGGCTATAAGAAGGCCATATTTCCATGTGCGGCCTCTCAATGCTGCAGAGCTAGAGAACTGGCATAACTATCTGGATTTCATAGAGAAGGATGGAGACTTTAATAAG GTTGTCAAGCTATATGAAAGATGTCTAGTGGCATGTGCAAATTACCCTGAATACTGGATTCGATATGTACTAAGCATGGAAACAAGTGGAAGTATGGACCTTGCAGACAACGCCCTTGCTCGAGCAACTCAAGTGTTTGTCAAG AGACAACCAGAAATTCACCTTTTTGCTGCTCGATTAAAAGAGCAAAATGGGGACATAGCTGGTGCAAGAGCTGCATTCCAATTAGTGCATTCTGAAATTTCTCCCGGACTTGTTGAAGCAGTGATTAAACATGCTAACATGGAACAGCGACAA GGAAATCTTGAGGATGCTTTCGCATTGTATGAGCAAGTGATTGCTCTTgaaaagggaaaagagaactccaCAGTACTGCCGCTGCTGTATGCTCAGTATTCAAGATTTTCATATTTG GTTTCAGGGGACGCTGAGAAAGCTAGGAAGATTCTAGTCGAAGCACTTGACCACGTGCAGCCTTCAAAACCTCTCCTGGAAACAGTGCTTCATTTTGAGAGTTTTCTACCAGCACCAAGACAGATTGATTACCTTGCGCCATTTGTTGAGAAGGTTATAAATCCAAATTCAGATGCCCAGAACGTTGCAAGCTCCACTGAGAGAGAAGAGCTATCGTTGATATATATAGAG TTCTTGGGCCTTTTTAGAGATGTCAAGACCATCAAAAAGGCAGAAGATCAACACGCTAAACTCTTTCGCCGGAGCACGTCAGAGCTGAGAAAGCGTAGCGCAGATGAGTTTCTATCTTCTGATAGGACAAAAATGGCGAAAACATATAACGGCACTCCTCCTGCTCAGCCAGCGTCTGCACAGTCTCAATGGTCTGGTGGATACGCTGCACAGCCTCAGACTTGGCCACAAGCACAAGCCGCTCCTGCACAACCACAACAATGGAACCCCGCCTATGGCCAGCag GCTGCGTATGGTGCATATCCCGCTGGTTATACTGCTCCACAAGCACCAGCACCAGCACCAGTGCCACAAGCTACTGCTTATGGCGCATATCCTGCTCAG GCATATCCAGCACAGAGTTACGCACCTCCTGTTGCTGGTGCAGCACCGGTGCAGCAACCCACTGCTGCTGCTCCTCAAGCTTACTACAACACTTACTACTGA
- the LOC106370944 gene encoding pre-mRNA-processing factor 39-2 isoform X2: protein MLFLGRLFERALVYVGTDFLSSPLWDKYIEYECMQQDWSRVTMIYTKILENPIQNLDRYFANFKELAETRPLLELRSAEESAAVAAASDASKAAPSESDGKADEEKSQADGSSEQSPKLETAGSTDPEELKKYIAIREAMYIKAKEFESKIIGFEMAIRRPYFHVRPLNAAELENWHNYLDFIEKDGDFNKVVKLYERCLVACANYPEYWIRYVLSMETSGSMDLADNALARATQVFVKRQPEIHLFAARLKEQNGDIAGARAAFQLVHSEISPGLVEAVIKHANMEQRQGNLEDAFALYEQVIALEKGKENSTVLPLLYAQYSRFSYLVSGDAEKARKILVEALDHVQPSKPLLETVLHFESFLPAPRQIDYLAPFVEKVINPNSDAQNVASSTEREELSLIYIEFLGLFRDVKTIKKAEDQHAKLFRRSTSELRKRSADEFLSSDRTKMAKTYNGTPPAQPASAQSQWSGGYAAQPQTWPQAQAAPAQPQQWNPAYGQQAAYGAYPAGYTAPQAPAPAPVPQATAYGAYPAQAYPAQSYAPPVAGAAPVQQPTAAAPQAYYNTYY, encoded by the exons ATGCTTTTTCTAGGAAG GCTTTTTGAACGAGCTCTGGTTTACGTTGGGACTGATTTTCTGTCGTCTCCATTGTGGGACAAATACATTGAGTATGAGTGCATGCAGCAGGACTGGAGCCGAGTTACCATGATTTACACCAAAATATTGGAAAATCCTATTCAAAATCTTGATAGATACTTCGCCAA CTTTAAGGAACTAGCCGAAACAAGGCCTCTGTTAGAACTAAGGAGTGCCGAGGAATCTGCGGCAGTTGCAGCTGCTAGTGATGCTTCTAAAGCTGCACCATCTGAGTCTGATGGAAAGGCAGATGAAGAAAAATCTCAAGCTGATGGTTCCTCCGAACAATCTCCCAAATTGGAAACTGCTGGTTCAACTGACCCCGAGGAGTTGAAGAAATACATTGCCATCAGAGAAGCCATGTATATTAAAGCCAAAGAGTTTGAATCCAAGATCATTGGTTTTGAAATGGCTATAAGAAGGCCATATTTCCATGTGCGGCCTCTCAATGCTGCAGAGCTAGAGAACTGGCATAACTATCTGGATTTCATAGAGAAGGATGGAGACTTTAATAAG GTTGTCAAGCTATATGAAAGATGTCTAGTGGCATGTGCAAATTACCCTGAATACTGGATTCGATATGTACTAAGCATGGAAACAAGTGGAAGTATGGACCTTGCAGACAACGCCCTTGCTCGAGCAACTCAAGTGTTTGTCAAG AGACAACCAGAAATTCACCTTTTTGCTGCTCGATTAAAAGAGCAAAATGGGGACATAGCTGGTGCAAGAGCTGCATTCCAATTAGTGCATTCTGAAATTTCTCCCGGACTTGTTGAAGCAGTGATTAAACATGCTAACATGGAACAGCGACAA GGAAATCTTGAGGATGCTTTCGCATTGTATGAGCAAGTGATTGCTCTTgaaaagggaaaagagaactccaCAGTACTGCCGCTGCTGTATGCTCAGTATTCAAGATTTTCATATTTG GTTTCAGGGGACGCTGAGAAAGCTAGGAAGATTCTAGTCGAAGCACTTGACCACGTGCAGCCTTCAAAACCTCTCCTGGAAACAGTGCTTCATTTTGAGAGTTTTCTACCAGCACCAAGACAGATTGATTACCTTGCGCCATTTGTTGAGAAGGTTATAAATCCAAATTCAGATGCCCAGAACGTTGCAAGCTCCACTGAGAGAGAAGAGCTATCGTTGATATATATAGAG TTCTTGGGCCTTTTTAGAGATGTCAAGACCATCAAAAAGGCAGAAGATCAACACGCTAAACTCTTTCGCCGGAGCACGTCAGAGCTGAGAAAGCGTAGCGCAGATGAGTTTCTATCTTCTGATAGGACAAAAATGGCGAAAACATATAACGGCACTCCTCCTGCTCAGCCAGCGTCTGCACAGTCTCAATGGTCTGGTGGATACGCTGCACAGCCTCAGACTTGGCCACAAGCACAAGCCGCTCCTGCACAACCACAACAATGGAACCCCGCCTATGGCCAGCag GCTGCGTATGGTGCATATCCCGCTGGTTATACTGCTCCACAAGCACCAGCACCAGCACCAGTGCCACAAGCTACTGCTTATGGCGCATATCCTGCTCAG GCATATCCAGCACAGAGTTACGCACCTCCTGTTGCTGGTGCAGCACCGGTGCAGCAACCCACTGCTGCTGCTCCTCAAGCTTACTACAACACTTACTACTGA